In a genomic window of Acropora muricata isolate sample 2 chromosome 2, ASM3666990v1, whole genome shotgun sequence:
- the LOC136898929 gene encoding LOW QUALITY PROTEIN: uncharacterized protein (The sequence of the model RefSeq protein was modified relative to this genomic sequence to represent the inferred CDS: deleted 1 base in 1 codon; substituted 1 base at 1 genomic stop codon) codes for MKYSQVTIACSESLCFFALLIMCCTILVHISPTESLKIDNAHKTRQELPRSILQRRAIKENGTTNPQGIEKRLKIIEQRLDALLSKPHGSNNKVVAYFSGGASKPGKNKPFPGPPGPKGDQGPQGAKGERGQGNGVNYVRWGRKSCPNGGQIVYQGIIGGEHYTHYGGGSQYLCLPRNPKYDKYQNGHQHAGYVYGTEYEVRQYNRNPFDKKLHDRDAPCAVCFVKSRGSCXMLMMPARNDCPSGWTEEYHGYLMTEHHAHRHSSEFICVDGNPEYVRGSKRDKNGALLYPVEGVCGSLPCGPYVAGRELTCAVCTK; via the exons ATGAAGTATTCGCAAGTTACTATCGCTTGCAGTGAAAGCCTGTGCTTCTTCGCGTTGTTAATCATGTGTTGTACCATTTTGGTTCACATCTCTCCCACCGAGAGCCTAAAAATTGACAATGCACATAAAACAAGGCAAGAGTTGCCAAGATCTATCCTTCAACGCAGAGCAATTAAGGAAAACGGTACAACAAATCCACAAGGCATCGAAAAACGACTTAAAATCATTGAACAGAG ACTCGATGCCCTTCTCAGCAAGCCACACGGGTCGAACAATAAAGTTGTCGCCTACTTTTCAG GAGGGGCAAGCAAGCCAGGCAAAAACAAACCATTCCCAGGCCCTCCTggtcctaaaggagaccaaggaCCTCAAGGAGCCAAAGGAGAGAGGGGGCAAGGGAATGGGGTAAATTATGTGCGATGGGGAAGAAAATCATGTCCTAATGGTGGCCAGATTGTTTATCAAG GGATAATAGGTGGAGAGCATTACACTCACTACGGTGGTGGATCACAGTACCTTTGTCTTCCTCGCAACCCAAAGTACGACAagtaccaaaatggccaccagcaTGCGGGATACGTTTACGGCACCGAGTATGAAGTACgtcaatacaacagaaatccttTCGACAAAAAATTGCACGATCGTGATGCTCCCTGTGCTGTTTGTTTCGTCAAGTCACGTGGGTCA TGTTAAATGTTAATGATGCCCGCAAGGAATGACTGTCCATCTGGATGGACCGAAGAGTATCATGGGTATTTGATGACTGAGCACCATGCTCACAGGCATTCATCTGAGTTCATCTGTGTCGATGGTAATCCTGAGTATGTCCGTGGTAGCAAGCGCGACAAGAATGGTGCCTTGCTGTACCCAGTGGAAGGAGTGTGTGGATCGCTCCCATGTGGTCCATACGTGGCGGGAAGGGAGTTGACATGCGCAGTCTGTACCAAGTGA